Proteins co-encoded in one Prunus dulcis unplaced genomic scaffold, ALMONDv2, whole genome shotgun sequence genomic window:
- the LOC117613145 gene encoding uncharacterized protein LOC117613145, producing MTRPTFQIIRWFLLVFRPSRLTPRQLKRKFKFYQISAQIPETQTDHSTDGRILQTISADQTANVSDVLPAIPVTLSDEPESQIPQPSSDVSTPILTDQPHEVCLDILLFHV from the exons ATGACTCGTCCCACATTCCAGATCATCAG GTGGTTTCTCTTAGTCTTCAGACCATCTCGATTGACCCCACGACAATTAAAGAGGAAGTTCAAATTTTACCAGATCAGTGCTCAGATCCCCGAGACCCAAACCGACCATTCCACAGATGGTCGAATTCTTCAG ACTATTTCGGCCGATCAGACTGCCAATGTCAGTGATGTACTTCCGGCCATCCCAGTCACATTGAGCGACGAGCCTGAATCACAGATCCCTCAACCGTCATCAGATGTGTCCACACCTATTCTGACAGATCAGCCACATGAGGTATGTCTTGACATCTTGCTTTTCCATGTTTAA